The following are encoded in a window of Gossypium raimondii isolate GPD5lz chromosome 13, ASM2569854v1, whole genome shotgun sequence genomic DNA:
- the LOC105766783 gene encoding bZIP transcription factor 29: MGDGEEGNTDVMQRIQSSFGTSSSSIPKQPLSMNHLEIPQLNPNQIRGAARHFSHFGQNFNGGAAAGTGDGATNKRVGIPPSHPNQIPPISPYSQIPMSRPSNQQMGSQSFNSGPTHSRSLSQPSSFFSLDSLPPLSPSPFRDSSSMAVSDQVSTDVSMDERDAAASHSLLPPSPFSKANSPRLGESLPPRKSHRRSSSDIPFGFNTIMQFSPPLIPLRGSSKPAQLVKKETSDGNGEGMGERKSEGEVVDDLFSAYMNLDNMDALNPCDGKNNNGNENHEDLDSRASGTKTNGVDSSDNEAESSVNESGNSSRGGMNSTEKREGNKRAAGAGIAPSGRHYRSVSMDSFIGKLNFGDESPKLPPSPGNRLGQLSPRNSIDGNSAAFSLEFGNGEFTEAELKKIMANEKLAEIAMTDPKRAKRILANRQSAARSKERKMRYISELEHKVQTLQTEATTLSAQLTLLQRDSVGLTNQNNELKFRLQAMEQQAQLRDALNEALTAEVQRLKLATQQLGGDSDPSKGMVSEPLSVNQQMFQLNISHQMQQQSPPQPQQQNGNTTAKTELNQ, translated from the exons atgGGTGATGGTGAAGAAGGTAACACTGATGTGATGCAAAGGATTCAATCTTCATTTGgaacatcatcatcttcaatccCTAAGCAACCTTTATCGATGAATCATCTTGAGATACCTCAGTTGAATCCTAATCAAATCAGAGGAGCTGCTAGACATTTCTCTCATTTTGGCCAAAACTTTAACGGCGGTGCTGCTGCTGGTACTGGTGATGGTGCTACTAACAAAAGAGTTGGTATCCCTCCTTCACACCCCAACCAGATCCCACCCATTTCACCTTATTCGCAGATCCCCATGTCCCGCCCTTCAAACCAGCAAATGGGTTCTCAGAGTTTTAACTCGGGACCAACTCATTCGCGGTCTTTGTCTCAGCCTTCATCCTTCTTTTCACTCGATTCATTGCCCCCTTTAAGCCCTTCCCCGTTTCGTGATTCTTCATCCATGGCAGTCTCAGACCAAGTTTCCACCGATGTGTCGATGGATGAAAGGGATGCAGCTGCTTCACATTCTTTGTTGCCACCGTCGCCTTTTTCAAAGGCGAATTCTCCACGGCTTGGGGAAAGCTTGCCGCCGCGAAAATCGCATAGGCGCTCCAGTAGTGATATTCCGTTTGGGTTTAATACGATAATGCAATTTTCGCCGCCTCTTATTCCTTTAAGGGGTTCTAGTAAGCCAGCTCAGTTGGTGAAAAAGGAAACCAGTGATGGCAACGGTGAAGGAATGGGTGAGAGGAAATCAGAAGGGGAAGTTGTCGATGATTTGTTTTCGGCTTATATGAATTTGGATAACATGGATGCGTTGAATCCTTGCGACGGTAAGAACAATAATGGTAATGAGAATCATGAAGATTTGGATAGCAGAGCAAGTGGAACGAAGACGAATGGTGTTGATAGCAGTGATAACGAAGCTGAAAGCAGTGTGAATGAAAGCGGGAACAGTTCGCGTGGCGGAATGAATTCGACCGAGAAGAGGGAAGGGAACAAAAGGGCCGCAGGAGCAGGCATTGCTCCGAGCGGTAGACATTATAGAAGTGTTTCAATGGATAGTTTTATAGGGAAGTTGAACTTTGGTGATGAATCTCCAAAGTTACCACCTTCACCGGGGAATCGGCTCGGACAACTCTCACCTAGGAATTCAATCGACGGGAATTCGGCTGcctttagtttggagtttggaAATGGTGAGTTCACCGAGGCTGAATTGAAGAAAATTATGGCAAATGAGAAGCTTGCTGAGATTGCAATGACTGATCCAAAGCGCGCAAAGAG GATTTTGGCCAATCGTCAGTCTGCTGCTCGTTCCAAAGAACGGAAGATGCGGTACATTTCAGAGTTGGAACACAAGGTTCAGACTCTGCAGACTGAAGCTACCACATTGTCTGCTCAGCTAACACTTTTACAG AGAGATTCTGTTGGGCTTACAAATCAGAACAATGAGTTGAAGTTTCGTCTTCAAGCCATGGAGCAACAAGCACAACTCCGTGATG CTCTAAATGAAGCATTAACTGCGGAGGTCCAACGATTAAAACTTGCTACTCAACAGCTAGGTGGTGATTCCGACCCTTCAAAAGGCATGGTTTCCGAGCCGCTTTCTGTTAATCAGCAGATGTTCCAGCTTAACATATCTCATCAGATGCAGCAGCAGTCACCTCCACAGCCCCAACAACAGAATGGGAACACAACTGCAAAAACTGAGTTGAATCAGTAG
- the LOC105766797 gene encoding tRNA-dihydrouridine(47) synthase [NAD(P)(+)]-like: protein MDDCPKDICAVTDSSTEGVPASQPPSDPDGTTQRSLEELVARAIAPVKREFLRPPPSSRTTQNNPASDANVKQPQANLVQEKKSKRQLKRERRQEQKSPLNLCPEIAKTGDVNACSYKDKCRFSHDIEAFMAQKPADLEGDCPFIKADAPCPYGLACRFAGTHKDNAPAATSNLLKKSSEVNGLNKDVQKLLWKNKMRFTKADVVVKSLGLAGPNWKVKKLVDKEEDEVGLDGSHAADKTDCKKVVDDSVDCSECPSTFPAAVNAEEACETDELRPLKKAKLVVDEKSSDEGEGATVLEKDNEKNSAETEPADNVLAEPDRSPKISNLKDATVLEKYNEKKSAETEPADDVHAEPDKSLKIHPREKMLIDFREKLYLAPLTTVGNLPFRRVCKTLGADVTCGEMAMCTNLLQGQASEWALLRRHSSEDLFGVQICGAYPDTIARTVELIEKECTVDFIDINMGCPIDIVVDKGAGSFLLTKPLRMKGIIQAASGTVDKPITVKVRTGYFGGKNRIDSLIADIGSWGATALTIHGRSRQQRYSKLADWDYIYQCAQKAPCTLQVLGNGDIFSYLDWNNRKTDCPELSTCMIARGALIKPWLFTEIKEQRHWDISSQERLNILKEYVRFGLEHWGSDKKGVETTRHFLLEWLSYACRYIPVGLLDVIPQRLNWRPPSYYGRDDLETLMASDSAADWIRISEMLLGKVPDGFTFAPKHKSNAYDRAENG from the exons ATGGATGACTGTCCGAAAGATATCTGTGCGGTTACAGACTCTTCGACGGAAGGGGTCCCGGCTTCACAGCCGCCTTCGGACCCGGATGGAACTACTCAACGTTCACTGGAAGAGTTAGTAGCTCGAGCCATTGCACCAGTAAAGCGAGAGTTTCTTCGACCTCCACCATCCTCTAGAACCACCCAAAACAACCCCGCCTCTGACGCCAACGTCAAGCAACCTCAGGCAAACCTTGTCCAGGAAAAGAAATCGAAGCGGCAACTCAAACGAGAGCGTCGTCAG GAGCAAAAATCTCCTTTGAATCTATGTCCTGAGATAGCAAAGACGGGAGATGTCAATGCATGTTCTTATAAAGATAAATGTCGTTTCAGCCATGACATTGAAGCCTTTATGGCTCAG AAACCAGCTGATCTAGAGGGTGACTGCCCATTTATAAAAGCTGATGCACCCTGCCCTTATGGTTTAGCCTGTAGATTTGCAGGCACGCATAAGGATAATGCTCCCGCTGCTACTTCTAATTTATTGAAGAAAAGCTCTGAAGTCAATGGACTAAACAAAGATGTTCAGAAGCTTTTGTGGAAAAACAAAATGCGCTTTACTAAAGCGGATGTTGTAGTTAAATCTCTTGGACTAGCG GGGCCCAACTGGAAAGTAAAGAAGCTGGTAGATAAGGAGGAAGATGAAGTTGGATTAGATGGTTCTCATGCTGCCGATAAGACCGATTGCAAAAAGGTGGTTGATGATTCAGTTGACTGTTCTGAGTGTCCTTCAACATTTCCAGCAGCAGTTAATGCTGAGGAGGCATGTGAAACTGATGAGTTGAGACCCTTGAAGAAGGCAAAGTTAGTGGTTGATGAAAAGAGCTCTGATGAAGGGGAAG GTGCAACTGTTTTGGAGAAggataatgaaaaaaattctgCTGAAACTGAACCGGCAGATAATGTACTTGCAGAACCTGATAGGAGCCCCAAGATATCTAATTTGAAAGATGCGACTGTTCTTGAGAagtataatgaaaaaaaatctgcTGAAACTGAACCAGCTGATGATGTACATGCAGAACCTGATAAGAGCCTCAAGATACACCCTCGTGAAAAGATGCTTATTGATTTTAGAGAGAAGTTGTATCTTGCTCCTCTAACCACAGTTGGGAATCTTCCTTTTCGTAGGGTTTGCAAAACACTGGGAGCAGATGTGACGTGCGGTGAAATGGCAATGTGCACCAACCTTTTGCAG GGTCAAGCTTCAGAATGGGCTCTGCTGAGGCGACATTCATCCGAGGATTTGTTTGGAGTCCAGATATGTGGGGCATATCCTGACACTATAGCACGTACTGTTGAACTTATAGAAAAGGAGTGTACAGTGGACTTCATTGACATTAATATGGGGTGTCCAATTGATATTGTTGTTGATAAGGGTGCTGGATCTTTTCTTCTCACAAAACCATTACGAATGAAAGGAATCATTCAAGCAGCTTCTGGCACTGTAGATAAACCTATAACTGTTAAG GTGAGAACAGGTTATTTTGGAGGTAAAAACCGCATTGATTCGCTAATTGCAGATATTGGCAGTTGGGGTGCTACTGCATTGACAATACATGGTCGATCACGTCAGCAACGCTACAGTAAACTTGCTGATTGGGATTATATATACCAGTGTGCTCAGAAGGCCCCTTGTACATTGCAAGTTTTGGGTAATGGagatattttctcatatttagaTTGGAACAATCGTAAAACTGACTGCCCTGAGCTTTCTACGTGTATGATTGCTCGAGGGGCATTGATTAAG CCTTGGTTATTTACTGAAATCAAGGAACAGAGGCACTGGGATATCAGTTCTCAGGAGCGGTTGAATATTCTGAAGGAGTATGTACGTTTTGGCCTCGAACATTGGGGATCTGACAAAAAGG GTGTGGAAACAACTAGGCATTTCTTGTTGGAATGGCTTAGCTACGCATGTAGGTATATTCCTGTTGGTCTTTTAGATGTCATCCCCCAACGTCTGAATTGGCGACCTCCCTCATACTATGGACGAGATGATCTTGAGACGCTAATGGCCTCTGATTCTGCAGCTGACTGG ATCCGTATATCTGAAATGCTGCTTGGCAAGGTTCCAGATGGTTTCACATTCGCACCAAAGCACAAATCCAATGCTTATGATCGTGCAGAAAATGGCTAA
- the LOC105766810 gene encoding amidophosphoribosyltransferase, chloroplastic encodes MAASPLSSSSALSKPISKHHSFSLNTPQKVTFPLLPKTLQKPSSFPCNHVLHPQKSEFTTSSKNPISDFFSANKNEDGLVPPFSDDDDDKPREECGVVGIFGDPEASRLCYLALHALQHRGQEGAGIVAVNNNVLQSVTGVGLVSEVFNESKLDQLPGEMAIGHVRYSTAGSSMLKNVQPFVAGYRFGSIGVAHNGNLVNYRALRAMLEDNGSIFNTSSDTEVVLHLIAISKARPFFLRIVEACEKLEGAYSMVFVTEDKLVAVRDPHGFRPLVMGRRSNGAVVFASETCALDLIEATYEREVYPGEVLVVDKKDGVQSVCLMPHPEPKQCIFEHIYFALPNSVVFGRSVYESRHAFGEVLATEAPVDCDVVIAVPDSGVVAALGYAAKAGVPFQQGLIRSHYVGRTFIEPSQKIRDFGVKLKLSPVRGVLEGKRVVVVDDSIVRGTTSSKIVRLIKEAGAKEVHMRIASPPIIGSCYYGVDTPSSEELISNRMSVEEIREFIGCDSLAFLPFESLKKMLGSESPNFCYACFSGKYPVMPREVKVKRVGDFLDDGLNGPMDSIDGGWIQGPRDLNVEKEIDPLYQKSNI; translated from the coding sequence ATGGCAGCCTCTcctttgtcttcttcttcagcTCTCTCAAAACCCATCTCCAAACACCATTCTTTTTCTCTGAACACCCCTCAAAAAGTCACCTTTCCTCTCCTCCCAAAAACCCTTCAAAAACCCTCTTCTTTCCCTTGCAATCATGTTCTTCATCCCCAGAAATCTGAGTTTACCACCTCCTCTAAAAACCCCATCTCTGACTTCTTTTCAGCAAACAAAAATGAAGACGGTTTGGTGCCTCCTTTTAGTGATGATGACGACGATAAGCCCCGTGAGGAGTGTGGTGTGGTGGGTATCTTTGGTGACCCTGAAGCCTCACGTCTCTGCTATTTGGCCCTCCATGCGCTTCAGCATCGTGGACAAGAAGGTGCAGGTATTGTTGCAGTGAATAACAATGTTCTTCAGTCGGTTACTGGGGTTGGTTTAGTATCTGAAGTGTTTAACGAGTCTAAACTTGATCAATTACCTGGTGAAATGGCTATTGGACATGTTAGATATTCAACTGCTGGTTCTTCTATGTTAAAAAATGTGCAGCCTTTTGTTGCTGGGTACAGGTTTGGGTCCATTGGGGTTGCACACAATGGAAACTTGGTAAACTACCGAGCTTTGAGAGCTATGCTTGAAGACAATGGTTCAATTTTCAATACTAGTTCTGATACTGAGGTTGTACTTCATTTGATTGCTATTTCAAAAGCTAGGCCTTTCTTTTTGAGGATTGTTGAAGCTTGTGAGAAGCTTGAAGGAGCTTATTCAATGGTGTTTGTGACCGAGGATAAGCTTGTTGCAGTGCGTGACCCCCATGGATTTAGGCCTTTGGTAATGGGAAGGAGGAGCAATGGTGCTGTGGTTTTTGCCTCTGAAACATGTGCTCTTGATTTGATCGAGGCAACATATGAGCGAGAGGTGTATCCTGGTGAAGTATTGGTGGTGGATAAAAAAGATGGGGTTCAATCAGTTTGCTTGATGCCCCACCCTGAACCAAAACAATGCATTTTTGAGCATATATATTTTGCTTTGCCTAATTCTGTTGTTTTTGGAAGGTCTGTTTATGAATCAAGGCATGCTTTTGGGGAAGTACTTGCTACCGAAGCTCCCGTTGACTGTGATGTCGTGATTGCAGTTCCGGATTCTGGCGTGGTGGCTGCTCTTGGTTATGCAGCCAAAGCAGGGGTGCCATTCCAGCAAGGCCTGATCAGGTCTCACTATGTAGGAAGAACTTTTATCGAGCCTTCGCAGAAGATTAGAGACTTTGGAGTGAAGCTAAAGCTTTCACCTGTTCGTGGTGTATTGGAAGGTAAGAGGGTTGTGGTGGTGGATGACTCAATTGTGAGAGGAACCACATCTTCAAAAATTGTTAGGTTGATTAAGGAAGCAGGGGCTAAGGAGGTTCACATGAGAATCGCAAGCCCACCGATCATCGGTTCTTGTTATTACGGAGTGGACACACCAAGCTCTGAGGAGTTGATATCGAATAGAATGAGTGTGGAGGAGATAAGGGAGTTCATTGGATGTGATTCACTGGCATTTCTGCCATTCGAAAGCTTGAAGAAGATGTTGGGCAGTGAGTCTCCAAATTTCTGTTATGCTTGCTTTTCAGGAAAATACCCAGTGATGCCAAGGGAGGTTAAAGTGAAACGGGTTGGGGATTTCTTGGATGATGGGCTGAATGGACCTATGGATTCCATTGATGGAGGGTGGATTCAAGGCCCACGAGATTTGAAcgttgagaaagaaattgatCCCCTGTATCAAAAGAGCAACATTTAG